From the genome of Pseudosulfitobacter sp. DSM 107133, one region includes:
- a CDS encoding Lrp/AsnC family transcriptional regulator: MISANLDSFDHAILRALQGNGRASIQDIAASVGLSPSPVARRLRLLEEAGIVTGYSALIDEAALGFGFSVFLSVKLEKQVDDALARFEQAIAGHPEVVDCWLMTGNRDYLLRIATSGLEEFERFLVGTFTKIPGVASIESSIPLRRVKSGQARLG; the protein is encoded by the coding sequence ATGATTTCAGCCAATCTTGATTCCTTTGACCATGCCATCCTGCGCGCATTGCAAGGCAACGGGCGTGCGTCGATTCAGGACATTGCCGCCAGCGTCGGCCTCAGCCCGTCACCTGTGGCGCGGCGGCTGCGGCTGTTGGAGGAGGCGGGCATTGTCACCGGTTACAGCGCCCTGATCGACGAGGCGGCTTTGGGCTTTGGCTTTTCGGTGTTCCTGTCGGTCAAACTGGAAAAGCAGGTGGACGATGCGCTGGCGCGGTTTGAACAGGCGATTGCGGGCCACCCCGAGGTTGTCGATTGCTGGCTGATGACGGGAAACCGCGACTATCTGCTGCGTATCGCAACCAGCGGGCTGGAAGAGTTCGAGCGGTTTCTGGTTGGCACCTTCACCAAGATTCCCGGCGTGGCTTCCATTGAAAGTTCGATCCCGCTGCGGCGGGTGAAATCGGGGCAGGCGCGGTTGGGCTGA
- a CDS encoding CaiB/BaiF CoA-transferase family protein: protein MTKGPLSGIRIVELAGIGPGPFAGMMLADHGAEVIRVERPGGGLGGPDSPAETDILLRGRTRVALDMKDAADCTTLRDLIATADGLIEGYRPGVTERLGFGPDAMLALNPRLVYGRMTGWGQTGPLAHTAGHDINYIAISGVLHALGRAGEAPVPPVNLVGDFGGGGMFLAFGMLAGLMHARATGQGQVVDAAMTEGSALLASMLHTFMAQGSWQDQRGVNILDTGAHFYEVYETADGKHMAIGAIEPKFYAALLDGIGARDDADLAAHLDSAAWPALKQRVADIIRQKTRDDWTAIFEGTDACVSPVLSLREAAEHPHAVARGSFVTADGLTMPAPAPRLSLTPARAAAPSKDVLSAADLRAMLEG, encoded by the coding sequence ATGACCAAAGGCCCCCTTTCCGGCATTCGTATTGTTGAACTGGCAGGCATCGGGCCGGGCCCGTTTGCGGGCATGATGCTGGCCGATCACGGGGCCGAGGTGATCCGTGTCGAACGCCCCGGCGGTGGACTGGGCGGACCAGACAGCCCCGCCGAAACGGACATATTGCTGCGCGGTCGCACACGGGTTGCGCTGGACATGAAAGACGCCGCCGACTGTACCACGCTGCGCGACCTGATCGCCACCGCAGACGGGTTGATCGAAGGCTATCGGCCCGGCGTGACAGAGCGGTTGGGCTTTGGCCCCGACGCGATGCTGGCGCTGAATCCGCGGCTGGTGTACGGGCGCATGACCGGCTGGGGCCAGACCGGCCCGCTGGCGCACACGGCGGGGCATGACATCAACTATATCGCGATTTCCGGCGTGTTGCATGCGTTGGGTCGGGCCGGTGAGGCGCCGGTGCCACCGGTCAATCTGGTGGGAGATTTTGGCGGAGGCGGGATGTTTCTGGCCTTTGGGATGCTGGCGGGGCTGATGCACGCGCGTGCCACGGGTCAGGGGCAGGTGGTTGATGCCGCGATGACCGAAGGGTCGGCGCTGCTGGCGTCGATGCTGCACACCTTTATGGCGCAGGGCAGCTGGCAGGACCAGCGCGGGGTCAACATACTGGACACCGGCGCGCATTTTTACGAGGTCTATGAAACCGCTGACGGGAAACATATGGCGATCGGGGCCATCGAACCCAAATTCTACGCGGCCCTTCTGGACGGGATCGGGGCGCGCGACGACGCAGACCTGGCCGCACATCTGGACAGTGCCGCGTGGCCCGCGCTGAAGCAGCGCGTGGCCGACATCATCCGCCAGAAAACCCGGGACGATTGGACAGCGATCTTTGAGGGAACCGATGCCTGCGTGTCGCCCGTGCTGTCGCTGCGCGAAGCGGCAGAGCATCCGCACGCTGTTGCACGCGGCAGTTTTGTCACCGCCGACGGCCTGACCATGCCCGCCCCTGCCCCGCGTCTCAGCCTGACCCCGGCCCGCGCCGCTGCCCCGTCCAAGGACGTGCTGAGCGCAGCAGATCTGCGTGCCATGCTGGAGGGGTAA
- a CDS encoding acyl-CoA dehydrogenase family protein, with translation MIRRRIFEPEHQMFRDTVRKWAEAEVYPRSAEFRRDGMVARDVWTSAGKQGFLAMYADPEYGGLGLDDFRFDMVLMEELAARENGLFIPLHNRIVGPYLHRFGTEAQKRAYLPGVVSGDTILAIAMTEPDIGSDLAGMRTRAEDRGDHWLLNGSKTYISNGILAGLVIVAARTGTGSHDIGLFLVPDGTAGFTRGRRLEKIGLKSQDTAELHFENVKLPKDAVLGKPAGGFGMMMQNLAEERLVGSIQFIAHAQRAFDITLAYILERKAFGRPIGTFQNSRFVMAALKTKIDAGWAFVDHCAQEHLEGALPPDLAAQAKLLCSETEGEVIDACLQLHGGAGFMEEYEIGRMYGSARVSRIYAGTSEIMKEIIGRKLGLGDRG, from the coding sequence ATGATCCGCAGACGTATTTTCGAGCCGGAGCACCAGATGTTCCGCGACACGGTCCGCAAATGGGCCGAAGCCGAAGTGTACCCGCGCAGCGCAGAATTCCGTCGCGACGGTATGGTCGCGCGCGATGTCTGGACCTCGGCGGGCAAACAGGGGTTTCTGGCGATGTATGCCGATCCCGAATACGGGGGGCTGGGGCTGGATGATTTCCGCTTTGACATGGTGTTGATGGAGGAATTGGCCGCGCGTGAAAACGGGCTGTTTATCCCGCTGCACAACCGCATCGTCGGCCCCTATCTTCACCGTTTCGGCACCGAGGCGCAAAAGCGTGCCTACCTGCCGGGTGTGGTGTCGGGCGACACCATTCTGGCGATTGCGATGACCGAACCCGACATCGGATCTGACCTTGCCGGTATGCGCACCCGCGCCGAGGATCGTGGCGACCACTGGCTGCTGAACGGGTCGAAAACCTATATCTCGAACGGCATTCTGGCCGGGCTGGTCATTGTCGCCGCGCGCACCGGCACCGGCAGCCATGACATCGGGCTGTTTCTGGTGCCCGACGGCACTGCGGGGTTCACCCGTGGGCGTCGTCTGGAAAAAATCGGGCTGAAATCACAGGACACCGCGGAGCTGCATTTCGAGAATGTGAAGCTGCCCAAAGACGCGGTTCTGGGCAAACCTGCGGGCGGATTTGGCATGATGATGCAGAATTTGGCCGAAGAACGGCTGGTCGGTTCGATCCAGTTTATCGCCCATGCGCAGCGCGCCTTCGACATCACATTGGCTTATATTCTTGAGCGAAAGGCCTTTGGGCGGCCTATCGGGACGTTCCAGAATTCACGTTTCGTGATGGCGGCGCTGAAAACAAAGATCGACGCGGGCTGGGCCTTTGTGGATCATTGCGCGCAGGAACATCTGGAGGGCGCGTTGCCCCCCGATCTGGCAGCACAAGCCAAACTGCTGTGTTCCGAGACTGAGGGAGAGGTCATTGACGCTTGCCTGCAATTGCACGGCGGCGCGGGCTTTATGGAGGAATACGAAATCGGGCGCATGTACGGCTCGGCGCGGGTCAGCCGCATTTATGCCGGCACGTCAGAGATCATGAAAGAGATCATCGGTCGCAAATTGGGGCTGGGTGATCGTGGTTGA
- a CDS encoding SDR family NAD(P)-dependent oxidoreductase has translation MDIKGQAAIVTGGASGLGGATADMLANAGAKVTIFDLNEEMGQAKAAEIGGRFIKVNVTDESEVEAAIAEAEGVHGKARILVNCAGIGPPKKVIDREGNPIPLADFTSVVNVNLFGSFNVLSKFAASLHTADPIGEERGVIINTASVAAFDGQIGQAAYAASKGGIVGMTLPVARELARFGIRVMTIAPGLFLTPLMASLPQEAQDSLGRQVPFPPRLGDPTEFAAMVQSIVTNIMLNGETIRLDGAIRMAPK, from the coding sequence ATGGATATTAAAGGACAGGCCGCCATTGTAACAGGCGGCGCTTCGGGTCTGGGCGGTGCGACTGCCGACATGCTGGCAAATGCCGGTGCCAAGGTCACGATTTTCGATCTGAACGAAGAGATGGGGCAGGCCAAGGCCGCCGAGATCGGCGGCAGGTTCATCAAGGTCAACGTCACCGATGAAAGCGAGGTCGAGGCCGCCATTGCCGAAGCGGAAGGCGTTCATGGCAAGGCGCGGATTCTGGTAAACTGCGCGGGCATCGGCCCCCCGAAAAAGGTGATCGACCGCGAAGGCAACCCGATCCCGCTGGCGGACTTCACCTCGGTCGTCAATGTGAACCTTTTCGGGTCATTCAACGTGCTGTCGAAATTCGCCGCCAGCCTGCACACCGCCGATCCCATCGGGGAAGAGCGCGGCGTGATCATCAACACCGCCTCGGTTGCGGCCTTTGACGGGCAGATCGGGCAGGCGGCCTATGCAGCCTCCAAGGGGGGTATCGTGGGCATGACCCTGCCGGTCGCGCGCGAACTGGCCCGCTTTGGCATCCGCGTGATGACCATCGCGCCGGGGCTGTTCCTGACGCCGCTGATGGCATCGCTGCCGCAGGAGGCGCAGGACAGTCTTGGCCGTCAGGTGCCGTTCCCGCCGCGTTTGGGGGACCCGACCGAATTTGCCGCCATGGTGCAAAGCATCGTCACCAACATCATGCTGAACGGCGAGACGATCCGTCTGGACGGGGCCATCCGCATGGCCCCCAAGTAA
- a CDS encoding acetyl-CoA C-acetyltransferase translates to MAEAYIVTTARTAGGRRNGALAGWHPADMGGEVINALVDRAGIDPAAVDDVIVGCVTQAGEQAFAFGRNCVMASRLPQSVPAVTIDRQCGSSQQAVQFAAQAVMSGTQDVVIAMGVESMTRVPMFSNIKFHMENGLGEGPFSNRIAARFGTKDFSQFKGAEMIARKYGFDRETLDRFALESHRRAVKATEAGAFEAEIVPLAVEGGLHTRDEGIRADASMDSIGSVRLLEEGGVITAANASQICDGAAGVLVVSEAALKKYGLTPTARIVNLTVTAGDPVIMLEEPIAATQRALERAGMKIDDIDLYEVNEAFAPIPLAWLQALNADPARLNVNGGAISLGHPLGASGAKLMTTLVHALHATGTKYGLQTMCEGGGIANVTIVEAV, encoded by the coding sequence ATGGCTGAAGCATATATCGTCACAACCGCCCGCACCGCAGGTGGGCGGCGCAACGGCGCACTGGCGGGGTGGCATCCTGCCGATATGGGCGGCGAGGTGATCAACGCGCTGGTGGATCGCGCGGGCATCGACCCGGCAGCGGTGGATGACGTGATTGTGGGCTGTGTCACCCAGGCCGGCGAGCAGGCCTTTGCCTTTGGGCGCAACTGCGTGATGGCGTCCAGGCTGCCGCAATCCGTGCCCGCCGTGACCATCGACCGCCAGTGCGGAAGCTCGCAACAGGCGGTGCAATTCGCGGCTCAGGCGGTGATGTCGGGCACGCAGGATGTGGTGATCGCCATGGGCGTCGAAAGCATGACCCGCGTGCCGATGTTCTCGAACATCAAGTTCCACATGGAGAACGGTCTGGGCGAGGGCCCGTTTTCAAACCGGATCGCCGCGCGGTTCGGCACCAAGGATTTCAGCCAGTTCAAAGGCGCCGAGATGATTGCGCGCAAATACGGGTTTGACCGCGAGACGCTGGACCGCTTTGCGCTGGAAAGCCACCGCCGCGCGGTGAAGGCGACAGAGGCAGGCGCCTTTGAGGCCGAGATTGTGCCGCTGGCTGTCGAAGGCGGGTTGCACACCCGCGACGAAGGCATACGCGCCGATGCGTCGATGGACAGCATCGGCAGCGTGCGTTTGCTGGAAGAGGGCGGGGTGATCACTGCCGCCAATGCCTCGCAGATCTGTGACGGGGCTGCGGGTGTTCTGGTTGTGAGCGAGGCCGCTTTGAAGAAATACGGCCTGACCCCGACCGCGCGCATCGTCAACCTGACGGTGACGGCGGGTGATCCGGTGATCATGCTGGAAGAACCGATTGCCGCCACACAACGGGCGTTGGAGCGCGCCGGTATGAAGATCGACGATATCGACCTTTACGAGGTCAACGAAGCCTTTGCGCCGATCCCGCTGGCATGGCTGCAAGCGCTGAACGCCGATCCGGCCAGGCTGAACGTCAACGGCGGGGCGATTTCGCTGGGGCATCCGTTGGGTGCATCGGGGGCCAAGCTGATGACCACGCTGGTACATGCGCTGCACGCGACGGGCACGAAATACGGCCTGCAAACCATGTGCGAAGGGGGCGGCATTGCCAATGTCACCATCGTCGAGGCGGTGTAA
- a CDS encoding FAD-binding oxidoreductase produces MDGDVVLKDVALSTLLGPAGHLTGADMPARNRTDWSFLPATSPRAVLRPTTTQEVSSILRYAHGNGVPVTPQGGLTGLVGGARPLDDGIALSLERMVGIEEIDADGMTMTVRAGTPLETIQKAAAEAGLYFPLDLGARGSCAIGGNLSTNAGGNRVIRYGMARDLVLGVEVVLPDGTVLPMLNKMIKNNAGYDLKQLFLGAEGTLGVITRAVLRLYPAPGCTQAVLCTAENYDKVLAVLSTVRRRLGPLLSAFEVMWSDYWTQATQRVPGMRAPVEIGDATHVILIEMQGLDDAIDGARFAQLLEDMMEQGLIADGAVAQSLGDVAAFWATRDAAAEFANPAVIGPHISFDVGLTVARMDEFSIRAKQGLMDALDGHSVYYGHVGDGNLHVVAWVPGADPQPLSEASRIVYDIIGDMGGTISAEHGIGTLKKPYLPLSRSVEEIDTMRRLKAALDPGGIMNPTKIFD; encoded by the coding sequence ATGGATGGGGACGTGGTTTTGAAGGATGTTGCGCTTTCGACCCTTTTGGGGCCTGCCGGTCACCTTACTGGTGCGGATATGCCCGCGCGCAATCGCACGGACTGGAGCTTTCTACCTGCGACCAGCCCGCGTGCGGTTTTGCGCCCGACAACCACGCAAGAAGTGTCTTCCATCCTGCGCTACGCCCATGGCAATGGCGTTCCGGTCACCCCGCAAGGTGGGCTGACAGGGCTGGTTGGCGGGGCACGTCCGCTGGACGACGGCATAGCGCTTTCGCTGGAACGCATGGTCGGAATCGAAGAAATCGACGCCGATGGCATGACCATGACGGTGCGCGCCGGCACGCCGCTGGAAACCATCCAGAAGGCGGCTGCCGAGGCAGGGCTGTATTTTCCGCTGGACCTTGGCGCGCGGGGCTCTTGCGCCATCGGTGGCAACCTGTCGACAAACGCGGGGGGCAACCGCGTTATCCGCTATGGCATGGCGCGTGATCTGGTGCTGGGTGTCGAGGTGGTTTTGCCCGACGGTACGGTGTTGCCGATGCTGAACAAGATGATCAAGAACAACGCCGGCTATGACCTGAAACAGCTGTTTTTGGGCGCCGAGGGCACCCTTGGGGTTATCACCCGTGCCGTTTTGCGGCTGTACCCCGCGCCGGGATGTACGCAGGCTGTTCTTTGCACCGCAGAAAACTACGACAAGGTTCTGGCAGTGCTGTCGACCGTCCGGCGGCGTTTGGGGCCGCTGTTGTCTGCTTTTGAGGTGATGTGGTCCGACTATTGGACCCAAGCCACGCAAAGGGTTCCGGGCATGCGCGCACCGGTCGAGATCGGGGATGCCACACATGTCATTCTGATCGAGATGCAGGGGCTGGATGATGCCATTGACGGCGCGCGGTTTGCGCAACTGCTGGAAGACATGATGGAACAGGGGCTGATTGCGGATGGCGCTGTTGCGCAAAGTCTGGGCGATGTCGCGGCGTTCTGGGCGACGCGCGATGCGGCTGCCGAATTTGCCAACCCCGCCGTGATCGGACCGCATATCAGCTTTGACGTCGGACTGACCGTCGCGCGGATGGATGAATTTTCCATCCGCGCCAAGCAAGGGCTGATGGACGCGCTTGACGGCCACTCGGTCTATTATGGCCATGTCGGTGACGGGAACCTGCATGTGGTCGCCTGGGTGCCGGGTGCCGACCCCCAGCCGCTGAGCGAGGCCAGCCGGATCGTCTATGACATCATAGGGGACATGGGCGGCACCATTTCGGCAGAGCATGGCATCGGGACATTGAAAAAACCCTATTTGCCGCTCAGCCGCAGCGTCGAAGAAATAGATACCATGCGCCGCCTGAAAGCCGCGCTTGACCCCGGCGGCATCATGAACCCGACCAAGATTTTCGACTGA
- a CDS encoding tripartite tricarboxylate transporter substrate binding protein, producing the protein MKMTRQHFLAGVAALMTSVALPAAAADWPDGPVTMIVPWGAGGGTDATARMIGSILEEQIGVPVPVQNRTGGSGVIGHAGIADAAPDGQTIGVATLEIGTMHHLGLTELDYTGYTPLGLYNADPAAIFVQAKSDYATIADLLSALNAASDGEIKGSGSAQGGVNHLALAGMLMAAGMPASRVTWVPSEGAAPGLQDLAAGGVAVATASLPEAAALMEAGLIRPLAVFSNDRLDIAPDVPTFTEATGHEFALGSWRGLVAPAGLDPAVADKITAALGAVVADPRYTEFMAQRGYAMQWTTGADFEAFMKASDARLGETLKAVGLAPE; encoded by the coding sequence ATGAAGATGACAAGACAGCACTTTCTTGCAGGCGTGGCCGCACTGATGACATCGGTTGCACTGCCGGCTGCCGCGGCAGACTGGCCCGATGGCCCCGTAACCATGATCGTGCCATGGGGTGCCGGTGGCGGCACCGATGCGACTGCCCGCATGATCGGTTCGATCCTGGAAGAGCAGATCGGCGTGCCGGTTCCCGTGCAGAACCGCACCGGCGGCTCTGGTGTGATCGGCCATGCGGGCATTGCGGATGCGGCCCCCGACGGCCAGACCATCGGCGTTGCCACGCTGGAAATCGGCACCATGCATCACCTTGGCCTGACCGAACTGGATTACACCGGCTATACGCCATTGGGCCTGTATAACGCTGACCCTGCCGCAATCTTCGTTCAGGCCAAAAGCGATTACGCCACGATTGCGGATCTGTTGAGCGCGCTCAACGCGGCCTCTGACGGCGAGATCAAAGGCTCGGGCTCGGCGCAGGGGGGGGTGAACCATCTGGCGCTGGCCGGGATGCTGATGGCAGCGGGTATGCCTGCCAGCCGTGTCACATGGGTGCCATCCGAGGGGGCCGCGCCGGGTCTTCAGGATCTGGCTGCTGGCGGCGTTGCCGTTGCCACCGCATCGCTGCCCGAAGCGGCTGCGTTGATGGAGGCCGGACTGATCCGCCCCTTGGCCGTGTTCTCGAATGACCGTCTGGACATCGCACCGGATGTGCCGACCTTCACCGAAGCGACAGGGCATGAGTTTGCATTGGGATCGTGGCGCGGTCTGGTCGCCCCTGCGGGGCTTGATCCTGCGGTGGCGGACAAAATTACCGCCGCGCTTGGTGCCGTTGTGGCCGATCCACGCTATACAGAGTTCATGGCCCAACGCGGCTATGCAATGCAGTGGACCACTGGCGCGGATTTCGAGGCGTTCATGAAGGCCTCTGACGCAAGGCTGGGCGAGACACTGAAAGCTGTCGGCCTCGCGCCGGAATAA
- a CDS encoding tripartite tricarboxylate transporter TctB family protein, with amino-acid sequence MKFHDTAIGAVLVVFGVWVTVTAWGFPKLTGQPVGPGTFPILLGGLCTIGGAVIALRGLGSGAPFAALHAGWRCPERALAAIVAIGGAFVLALTFETVGFPLGGSLLMVAIYLAAGYRNPGWIVFSVGFVTTVHLLLTRFLQVPLPSGVLKGFL; translated from the coding sequence ATGAAGTTTCATGACACGGCGATCGGTGCGGTCCTTGTGGTATTCGGTGTCTGGGTCACGGTGACGGCCTGGGGGTTTCCCAAACTTACCGGTCAACCGGTCGGGCCCGGAACTTTTCCAATATTGCTGGGCGGCCTGTGTACCATCGGGGGGGCGGTCATCGCCCTTCGGGGGCTGGGAAGCGGCGCACCCTTTGCTGCGCTGCACGCAGGATGGCGTTGCCCGGAGCGGGCGCTGGCCGCGATTGTCGCGATTGGCGGGGCCTTTGTGCTGGCGCTGACATTTGAAACGGTGGGCTTTCCTCTGGGGGGCAGCCTGTTGATGGTCGCCATCTATCTGGCTGCGGGCTATCGCAATCCCGGCTGGATCGTCTTCTCTGTCGGCTTTGTCACAACCGTCCACCTTCTGCTGACCCGATTCTTGCAGGTGCCACTGCCGTCGGGCGTCCTAAAGGGGTTTCTGTGA
- a CDS encoding tripartite tricarboxylate transporter permease, producing the protein MADNLMAALPLVFTWNMALIMLACATFGLFVGAVPGLSATMATAMLVPITFFMEPVPAIAAIVTTAAMAIFASDIPAALVRIPGTAASAAYINDLDAMTRQGKVGRALGISVTASAIGGIFGSLVLMVAAPQLAIVSLNFTSFEYFWLALLGLSAAVMLGSGSILKSLMSLLFGLMIACIGMDTTAGFPRFTFGSTTLLGGVAFVPALIGMFAIPELIRTLVNRDPVPPVVPVGNPLRMFAGLGGLLWRSKTNLARGSTIGTIIGILPGAGSDIGSWISYAVSKRFSRTPEKYGKGSETGLVEACAANNSALSGAYVPAMVFGIPGDSITAIVIGVLYVKGLNPGPMVFLTSGDQIMAIFLTFLIANIMIVPLGLLAVALASQVLRVPKLALAAPILCFCIVGAYSIDSAASGVVIMLVLGLFAYLMEENGFPVAPAILGIVMGLLVERNFVTSLIKADSSLLGFFERPIAAGLAAVVLIVWITPVLLWLRGRRTEVRA; encoded by the coding sequence ATGGCGGACAACCTGATGGCGGCACTGCCGCTGGTGTTCACTTGGAACATGGCGCTGATCATGCTGGCCTGCGCGACCTTTGGTCTGTTCGTGGGGGCCGTGCCCGGACTGTCGGCAACCATGGCCACCGCGATGCTGGTGCCGATCACCTTTTTCATGGAGCCCGTGCCTGCCATTGCCGCGATTGTCACCACGGCAGCCATGGCGATCTTTGCTTCGGATATTCCGGCAGCGCTTGTGCGCATTCCCGGCACTGCCGCCTCGGCGGCCTATATCAACGATCTGGATGCGATGACCCGACAGGGCAAGGTCGGACGCGCGCTTGGGATTTCGGTCACCGCCTCGGCCATCGGGGGCATCTTTGGGTCACTTGTGCTGATGGTGGCCGCGCCGCAGCTGGCCATCGTTTCACTGAATTTCACCTCGTTCGAATATTTCTGGCTGGCGCTGCTGGGTCTTTCGGCGGCCGTTATGCTGGGCAGCGGTTCGATCCTGAAATCGCTGATGTCGCTTTTGTTCGGGTTGATGATCGCCTGTATCGGCATGGACACAACCGCCGGCTTTCCGCGCTTTACCTTCGGCTCAACCACGCTGTTGGGTGGTGTGGCGTTCGTGCCTGCGCTGATCGGCATGTTTGCCATCCCCGAGTTGATCCGCACGCTGGTCAACCGCGACCCGGTGCCGCCGGTGGTGCCGGTCGGCAACCCGCTGCGCATGTTCGCGGGGCTGGGCGGGTTGTTGTGGCGTTCGAAGACCAACCTCGCGCGCGGCTCGACCATTGGCACCATTATCGGCATCCTGCCCGGCGCGGGGTCGGACATCGGGTCGTGGATCTCTTACGCCGTGTCGAAACGGTTTTCGCGCACGCCGGAAAAATACGGCAAAGGCAGCGAAACGGGGCTGGTCGAGGCCTGTGCTGCGAACAATTCCGCCCTGTCGGGGGCCTATGTGCCCGCCATGGTCTTTGGCATTCCGGGCGACAGTATCACTGCCATCGTGATCGGCGTGCTGTACGTCAAAGGGCTGAATCCGGGGCCGATGGTGTTCCTGACCTCGGGGGATCAGATCATGGCCATCTTCCTGACCTTCCTGATCGCCAATATCATGATTGTACCGCTTGGCCTTTTGGCTGTGGCGCTGGCCAGTCAGGTGTTGCGGGTGCCGAAACTGGCGCTGGCCGCACCGATCCTGTGTTTTTGCATCGTGGGTGCCTATTCCATCGATTCCGCGGCCTCGGGCGTTGTCATCATGCTGGTGTTGGGGCTGTTCGCCTATCTGATGGAGGAAAACGGTTTTCCCGTGGCACCCGCCATTCTGGGCATCGTCATGGGCCTGTTGGTCGAGCGCAATTTTGTCACATCGCTGATCAAGGCCGATTCCAGCCTGCTGGGCTTTTTCGAGCGGCCCATTGCGGCAGGGCTGGCGGCGGTTGTGCTGATAGTCTGGATCACGCCTGTCCTGCTTTGGCTGCGTGGCCGTCGGACCGAGGTGCGCGCATGA
- a CDS encoding GntR family transcriptional regulator, translating into MTLSRIAPAPSLAETVAARIREAILAGTFRLGEKITDDRLVEQLGVSRTPIRDAMAILAHEGLVVVRPKRGSFVFETSPEDIAAICTYREILEVQAVRLALDVARAAYLKELGRIVEDLDSALGQDDAVRYGQLDTEFHNAAFRHCDNSYLRDANGLVAGRIAALRTNITAPYADRRVESMAEHRAMLDMLKTGNWTGFRAAIATHIGRTEIVYSKALSDGHLGTRPASDRKQR; encoded by the coding sequence ATGACCCTGTCGCGTATCGCCCCCGCTCCCTCTCTTGCCGAAACCGTGGCCGCGCGCATACGCGAGGCCATTCTGGCCGGAACCTTCCGGTTGGGGGAAAAGATCACCGATGACCGGCTGGTCGAACAGCTTGGCGTCTCGCGCACGCCGATCCGCGACGCAATGGCCATTCTGGCCCACGAAGGTCTGGTGGTTGTGCGTCCCAAACGCGGCAGCTTTGTCTTTGAAACCTCGCCCGAGGATATCGCCGCGATCTGTACCTACCGTGAAATCCTTGAGGTGCAGGCTGTGCGCCTTGCCCTTGATGTCGCCCGCGCGGCGTATCTGAAAGAGCTTGGCAGGATTGTCGAGGATCTGGACAGCGCGCTGGGGCAGGACGATGCCGTGCGCTATGGCCAGTTGGATACCGAATTTCACAATGCCGCGTTCCGGCATTGCGACAATTCCTATCTGCGCGATGCCAACGGGCTGGTGGCGGGACGTATTGCCGCGCTGCGCACCAACATTACCGCGCCCTATGCCGACCGCCGCGTTGAATCGATGGCCGAACATCGCGCCATGCTGGACATGCTGAAAACCGGCAACTGGACAGGGTTCCGGGCGGCAATCGCGACCCATATCGGCCGCACCGAGATCGTTTACAGCAAGGCCCTGAGCGACGGCCACCTTGGCACCCGTCCGGCATCAGACAGGAAACAGAGATGA
- a CDS encoding isocitrate lyase/PEP mutase family protein, producing MRTTGLLTGAARLRARLDSRQILAAPGAGDPLTARLVAEAGFEAVYMTGLGATAARLGTPDLGLMTQTEMAEQLRALVRVCDLPVIADADTGYGGPLNLRRTFQDYAMAGAAALHLEDQESPKRCGQLSGVRLVSRSEAAKRLAALVAIRAEMQTDLVLIGRTDALQPEGLDAALDRARAYRDTGVDLVFVDGVKTRAEVEAIARGLEGPKVVSLVDGTEAANVTQRELEQMGFSIALYAVSALFGAISGSRAALAALKQNGHPDADPTVSYADYAQVVDLAGHQKFAHDYEA from the coding sequence ATGAGAACCACAGGGCTTTTGACAGGTGCAGCGAGGCTGCGGGCGCGGCTGGACAGCAGACAGATCCTTGCAGCCCCCGGAGCAGGCGATCCGCTGACCGCGCGGCTGGTGGCCGAGGCCGGTTTCGAGGCTGTCTATATGACCGGCCTTGGCGCGACGGCCGCGCGTCTTGGCACACCCGATCTTGGCCTGATGACGCAGACGGAAATGGCCGAACAGCTGCGCGCACTGGTGCGGGTCTGTGATCTGCCGGTGATTGCAGATGCCGATACCGGCTATGGCGGGCCGCTGAACCTGCGGCGGACCTTTCAGGACTATGCCATGGCAGGCGCGGCTGCTTTGCATCTGGAAGATCAGGAAAGCCCGAAACGCTGTGGCCAACTGTCGGGTGTGCGTCTGGTGTCGCGCAGCGAAGCGGCGAAACGGCTGGCGGCACTGGTGGCGATCCGTGCGGAAATGCAGACCGACCTTGTATTGATCGGCCGTACCGACGCCTTGCAGCCCGAAGGGCTGGACGCAGCGCTGGACCGCGCGCGTGCCTACCGCGATACGGGCGTCGATCTGGTCTTTGTCGATGGCGTGAAAACCCGCGCCGAGGTCGAGGCCATAGCGCGCGGCCTAGAGGGGCCAAAGGTTGTCAGTCTGGTCGATGGCACCGAGGCCGCAAATGTCACCCAGCGCGAACTGGAACAGATGGGTTTCAGCATTGCACTTTACGCGGTCTCGGCGCTTTTCGGCGCGATATCCGGCAGTCGGGCTGCCCTTGCCGCGTTGAAGCAAAACGGACATCCCGACGCAGACCCGACGGTTTCCTATGCCGATTACGCGCAGGTCGTTGATCTGGCCGGTCACCAAAAGTTTGCCCACGACTACGAGGCTTAG